One genomic window of Ornithorhynchus anatinus isolate Pmale09 chromosome 12, mOrnAna1.pri.v4, whole genome shotgun sequence includes the following:
- the SCOC gene encoding short coiled-coil protein isoform X1 has protein sequence MFLGEEEAKFGSLFTWTEAEGNAVMQDNSRVQLSRPESSPSMMMNADMDAVEAENQVELEEKTRLINQVLELQHTLEDLSARVDAVKEENLKLKSENQVLGQYIENLMSASSVFQTTDTKSKRK, from the exons atgtttctaggagaagaggaGGCCAAGTTTGGTAGTTTGTTTACGTGGactgaagcagaaggaaatgcagtGATGCAAG ACAATTCAAGAGTACAACTCTCAAGACCAGAAAGCTCACCATCTATGATGATGAATGCTGACATGGATG CTGTTGAGGCTGAAAATCAGGTGGAACTGGAAGAGAAAACACGGCTTATTAATCAGGTGTTGGAACTTCAGCACACACTTGAAG ATCTCTCTGCCCGAGTAGATGCAGTTAAGGAAGAAAACCTGAAGCTGAAGTCAGAAAACCAAGTTCTTGGACAATATATAGAAAACCTTATGTCTGCTTCTAGTGTTTTCCAGACAACTGACACAAAAAGCAAAAGAAAGTAA
- the SCOC gene encoding short coiled-coil protein isoform X2 has product MDGVKEEEDSTFTSISLTDDSDNSRVQLSRPESSPSMMMNADMDAVEAENQVELEEKTRLINQVLELQHTLEDLSARVDAVKEENLKLKSENQVLGQYIENLMSASSVFQTTDTKSKRK; this is encoded by the exons ATGGACGGGGtcaaagaggaggaagacagcACTTTTACCAGTATTTCCTTGACAGATGATTCAG ACAATTCAAGAGTACAACTCTCAAGACCAGAAAGCTCACCATCTATGATGATGAATGCTGACATGGATG CTGTTGAGGCTGAAAATCAGGTGGAACTGGAAGAGAAAACACGGCTTATTAATCAGGTGTTGGAACTTCAGCACACACTTGAAG ATCTCTCTGCCCGAGTAGATGCAGTTAAGGAAGAAAACCTGAAGCTGAAGTCAGAAAACCAAGTTCTTGGACAATATATAGAAAACCTTATGTCTGCTTCTAGTGTTTTCCAGACAACTGACACAAAAAGCAAAAGAAAGTAA
- the SCOC gene encoding short coiled-coil protein isoform X3: protein MMMNADMDAVEAENQVELEEKTRLINQVLELQHTLEDLSARVDAVKEENLKLKSENQVLGQYIENLMSASSVFQTTDTKSKRK, encoded by the exons ATGATGATGAATGCTGACATGGATG CTGTTGAGGCTGAAAATCAGGTGGAACTGGAAGAGAAAACACGGCTTATTAATCAGGTGTTGGAACTTCAGCACACACTTGAAG ATCTCTCTGCCCGAGTAGATGCAGTTAAGGAAGAAAACCTGAAGCTGAAGTCAGAAAACCAAGTTCTTGGACAATATATAGAAAACCTTATGTCTGCTTCTAGTGTTTTCCAGACAACTGACACAAAAAGCAAAAGAAAGTAA